A region from the Ptychodera flava strain L36383 chromosome 12, AS_Pfla_20210202, whole genome shotgun sequence genome encodes:
- the LOC139145415 gene encoding fibropellin-1-like isoform X2: MGGLWLVPMLIAMSLLPARVDAQGCVHDPCQNGGTCVETINSYGYICQCYAVYHGQDCDVLIADRSSCGSNYYLQAGTISSPNYPDNYNDRIKCYYYIKVAHINGQPEIYVSFSSLHLEQDKDYLFIGVGPRANIDQVGAYSLTGSVIPSPITLYSDQVWLLFIADGSATDSGWEISYLSGNPCASNPCMNDAECQNHYLFYTCDCLPDWTGYRCETAKAIPPCDSNPCQNGGTCLVVGSSSYACTCNSGWVGTHCETAAIKACDSHPCQNGATCHNIDVSYVCECTEGWSSRNCETALLPDPCERSPCQNGGTCVHDFEKYLCRCSSRWTGSRCELTAVDPCWSFPCYNGGTCDWMTNTNTYTCTCTATWTDRNCRTANPCGAEPCLNGGICSNLGTIYTCTCPFGFTGLLCEIEVNPCQSDPCLNDGTCSNLVTMFLCSCPDEFTGLLCELDNPCFSAPCLNGGTCLNTGTSYVCECSAGWIGSTCNVPANPCYSNPCANGVCSPQNNFQSFYCQCYAGWTGTQCLERADPCTSNPCLNEGDCINEFIQFSCVCKPEWTGQYCEIETDPCLSNPCFNNAVCLRINGVYQCVCQDGFSGQNCEYVIYPCDSNPCQNGGACVNGFQNYRCICSGDFTGDNCEIVNSVCSSSPCLNGATCVESVSGYACQCVTGWLGNTCDILDVCSGIPCLNGGTCLTSFTESRNATLYSCTCSTGFTGERCEIAISPCDSNPCLNNGLCVEGTMGYACVCVGFWTGTICERAINLCSGTVCHNGGTCVTVDGSVTCVCRLGWAGEVCNEVVDPCSPNPCSAGGTCISSFDLESFTCACPTGTSGTTCDQVVYPCDSNPCQNDARCATFEDRYECLCPQGWAGTNCELEFDPCGSDPCRNGGTCRLAPSNTFSCHCLSGWIGEHCQIVDLCDSNPCQNGGFCVNYQTNYICNCASHWSGTNCEMLTNPCYSNPCQNGAVCYVTADVGFYCQCGVGHTGTRCETEVDLCEGDPCLNGGDCRSLPTAYECNCQPGYWGPNCENEVDLTRPCSSNPCQNGGVCLTPDTSQYFICQCLNGWTGDLCNVKEGDNPCDADPCKNGGECFTSDDYPFYICVCLPGWMGPACERVDSGLCSTGNPCQNGGTCYHTSVDYICHCPGNWTGRHCDQPADPCESNPCNNDAPCTPTSNGFYCACASGYTGATCSIATDPCQSNPCLNGAECYHQARGYLCVCADGFAGTACATDIDECASEPCQNGGSCYDQRNSYLCLCITGYTGPSCEAAQLISGTARRVSRFVDLLLICTAGLAVLLQLRR, translated from the exons ATGGGCGGCCTCTGGCTTGTACCGATGCTCATCGCCATGTCTCTGCTGCCCGCACGAGTAGACGCGCAGG GTTGTGTTCATGACCCCTGTCAGAATGGAGGAACATGTGTAGAGACTATCAACAGCTACGGATACATCTGCCAGTGTTATGCCGTCTATCACGGCCAAGATTGCGATGTCCTTATTGCCG ATCGTTCATCGTGTGGAAGTAACTATTACCTGCAGGCGGGCACCATATCCTCACCCAACTATCCCGACAACTACAACGACCGGATaaaatgttattattacatCAAAGTGGCGCATATAAACGGACAGCCGGAAATATACGTGTCATTTTCTTCACTACATTTGGAGCAAGACAAAGACTATTTATTCATCGGTGTCGGACCGAGAGCCAATATTGACCAGGTCGGTGCGTATAGTCTCACCGGTTCAGTCATACCGTCTCCGATCACGCTGTACAGCGATCAGGTTTGGCTGTTGTTCATCGCCGATGGCAGTGCGACTGACAGCGGATGGGAAATCAGCTATTTATCAG GCAATCCGTGCGCCAGCAATCCCTGCATGAACGATGCAGAATGCCAAAACCATTACTTGTTTTACACGTGCGACTGTTTGCCAGATTGGACCGGATACAGGTGTGAAACAG CTAAGGCTATTCCACCCTGCGACAGCAACCCCTGCCAAAATGGTGGAACTTGCCTCGTAGTCGGATCGTCGTCGTACGCGTGCACTTGCAACTCCGGATGGGTTGGAACCCATTGTGAAACAGCCG CAATAAAGGCTTGCGATAGTCACCCTTGCCAAAATGGCGCCACCTGTCACAATATCGATGTCTCCTATGTCTGTGAGTGTACGGAAGGTTGGAGTAGTCGTAATTGTGAAACTG CCCTTCTCCCGGATCCGTGTGAACGCAGCCCTTGTCAAAATGGCGGCACTTGTGTTCACGATTTCGAAAAGTATTTGTGTCGCTGTTCTAGCCGTTGGACAGGATCTCGATGCGAGCTGACCG ctGTGGATCCGTGCTGGTCGTTTCCGTGTTACAACGGTGGTACCTGTGATTGGATGACCAACACCAATACGTATACCTGCACCTGCACGGCTACATGGACTGACAGAAACTGCAGGACAG CGAATCCGTGCGGTGCCGAGCCCTGCCTTAACGGGGGAATTTGCAGCAATTTAGGCACGATTTACACTTGCACTTGCCCTTTCGGGTTCACGGGATTGCTGTGTGAAATCG aaGTGAATCCTTGTCAAAGCGATCCTTGTCTGAACGATGGTACTTGCTCAAATCTAGTGACTATGTTTCTGTGTTCCTGTCCGGACGAGTTCACTGGTCTACTCTGTGAATTAG ACAATCCATGTTTTTCAGCGCCGTGTCTGAACGGTGGAACCTGTTTAAATACGGGAACCAGCTATGTATGTGAATGTTCGGCGGGTTGGATTGGTTCAACCTGTAACGTGC CCGCCAATCCGTGTTACAGCAATCCATGCGCCAATGGAGTATGTTCCCCGCAAAATAACTTTCAGTCATTTTACTGCCAGTGCTACGCCGGCTGGACCGGTACACAGTGTCTAGAAC GCGCTGATCCCTGCACCTCTAACCCGTGTCTGAATGAAGGCGACTGCATCAATGAGTTCATCCAGTTCAGCTGTGTCTGCAAGCCAGAATGGACGGGACAATATTGTGAAATAG AGACTGACCCGTGTCTGAGTAACCCGTGTTTTAACAACGCAGTCTGTCTGAGAATCAATGGAGTTTACCAGTGCGTCTGCCAAGATGGGTTTTCAGGACAAAACTGTGAGTATG TGATATATCCGTGTGACAGCAATCCTTGTCAGAACGGTGGTGCTTGTGTGAATGGTTTTCAGAACTATCGATGTATATGCAGCGGTGACTTCACTGGAGACAATTGTGAAATTG tgAATAGTGTTTGTTCGTCTAGTCCGTGTTTGAACGGAGCGACGTGCGTTGAAAGCGTAAGCGGGTATGCTTGCCAATGTGTGACCGGTTGGCTTGGCAACACGTGTGATATAC TGGATGTCTGTAGCGGTATACCATGTCTTAATGGTGGAACATGTCTCACGTCGTTCACGGAAAGTAGAAATGCCACGCTATATTCGTGTACTTGCAGTACTGGGTTTACAGGAGAACGATGTGAAATAG CTATTAGTCCATGTGACAGCAATCCTTGCCTCAACAACGGTCTATGTGTCGAGGGTACCATGGGATATGCTTGTGTCTGTGTCGGATTCTGGACTGGAACTATTTGTGAACGCG CAATAAATCTTTGTTCGGGCACTGTTTGTCATAATGGCGGCACATGTGTTACTGTGGACGGGTCTGTGACCTGCGTCTGTCGGCTCGGATGGGCTGGTGAAGTCTGCAACGAAG TCGTTGATCCCTGCAGTCCTAACCCATGCAGTGCAGGTGGAACCTGTATCTCCTCCTTTGATCTGGAATCGTTCACCTGCGCATGCCCCACGGGAACAAGCGGCACGACATGTGACCAAG TTGTATATCCCTGTGACAGTAACCCATGTCAGAACGACGCAAGATGCGCAACGTTCGAAGACCGATATGAGTGTCTGTGTCCACAGGGGTGGGCCGGCACTAACTGTGAGCTGG AGTTTGATCCATGTGGAAGTGACCCGTGCCGCAATGGAGGAACCTGCCGATTGGCGCCATCGAACACGTTTTCCTGTCACTGCTTGTCCGGTTGGATAGGTGAACACTGTCAAATCG TTGATCTTTGTGACAGCAACCCGTGCCAAAATGGCGGATTCTGTGTTAACTACCAGACTAACTACATATGCAATTGTGCGTCACACTGGTCCGGGACCAACTGTGAAATGT TGACAAACCCATGCTATAGCAATCCGTGTCAAAACGGAGCCGTGTGTTACGTCACCGCTGATGTGGGTTTTTACTGCCAATGTGGTGTCGGCCACACGGGCACAAGGTGTGAAACAG AGGTCGACCTATGTGAGGGTGATCCGTGTCTAAATGGCGGGGATTGCCGTTCGTTGCCGACTGCGTACGAATGCAATTGCCAGCCCGGCTACTGGGGTCCGAATTGCGAGAACG AGGTAGACCTTACAAGGCCGTGCTCCAGTAACCCGTGTCAAAATGGCGGCGTCTGTCTCACTCCCGATACCAGTCAGTATTTCATATGCCAGTGTTTGAATGGTTGGACCGGAGATCTGTGCAATGTTAAGGAGGGCG ACAATCCGTGTGACGCTGACCCATGTAAGAACGGAGGCGAATGTTTTACGTCGGATGACTATCCTTTCTATATCTGCGTTTGTCTTCCCGGATGGATGGGCCCTGCCTGTGAACGAG TCGACTCTGGTCTATGCAGTACCGGTAACCCTTGTCAGAATGGAGGCACATGTTACCACACCAGTGTAGATTATATTTGCCACTGCCCAGGGAATTGGACCGGCAGGCACTGTGACCAAC CTGCAGACCCGTGCGAAAGCAACCCGTGCAATAACGACGCACCATGTACGCCAACGTCCAACGGGTTCTACTGCGCATGTGCGTCCGGTTACACAGGCGCCACCTGTAGCATAG CGACCGACCCATGTCAGAGCAACCCCTGCTTGAACGGAGCCGAATGTTACCACCAAGCGAGGGGATATCTTTGCGTCTGCGCAGACGGTTTCGCAGGCACAGCCTGTGCTACAG ATATTGACGAATGTGCGAGCGAACCGTGTCAAAATGGCGGCAGTTGCTATGATCAGAGAAACAGTTACCTCTGCCTATGCATCACCGGGTACACAGGCCCATCGTGCGAAGCAG CCCAACTGATTTCAGGGACTGCACGTCGAGTGTCGAGGTTCGTCGACCTGCTCCTGATCTGCACAGCTGGTTTAGCCGTTTTACTTCAGTTACGAAGGTAG
- the LOC139145415 gene encoding neurogenic locus notch homolog protein 1-like isoform X3 has product MGGLWLVPMLIAMSLLPARVDAQGCVHDPCQNGGTCVETINSYGYICQCYAVYHGQDCDVLIADRSSCGSNYYLQAGTISSPNYPDNYNDRIKCYYYIKVAHINGQPEIYVSFSSLHLEQDKDYLFIGVGPRANIDQVGAYSLTGSVIPSPITLYSDQVWLLFIADGSATDSGWEISYLSGNPCASNPCMNDAECQNHYLFYTCDCLPDWTGYRCETAKAIPPCDSNPCQNGGTCLVVGSSSYACTCNSGWVGTHCETAAIKACDSHPCQNGATCHNIDVSYVCECTEGWSSRNCETALLPDPCERSPCQNGGTCVHDFEKYLCRCSSRWTGSRCELTAVDPCWSFPCYNGGTCDWMTNTNTYTCTCTATWTDRNCRTANPCGAEPCLNGGICSNLGTIYTCTCPFGFTGLLCEIEVNPCQSDPCLNDGTCSNLVTMFLCSCPDEFTGLLCELDNPCFSAPCLNGGTCLNTGTSYVCECSAGWIGSTCNVPANPCYSNPCANGVCSPQNNFQSFYCQCYAGWTGTQCLERADPCTSNPCLNEGDCINEFIQFSCVCKPEWTGQYCEIETDPCLSNPCFNNAVCLRINGVYQCVCQDGFSGQNCEYVIYPCDSNPCQNGGACVNGFQNYRCICSGDFTGDNCEIVNSVCSSSPCLNGATCVESVSGYACQCVTGWLGNTCDILDVCSGIPCLNGGTCLTSFTESRNATLYSCTCSTGFTGERCEIAISPCDSNPCLNNGLCVEGTMGYACVCVGFWTGTICERVDPCSANPCMHGGVCHSGGGNSYNCVCPTEWEGINCEQAINLCSGTVCHNGGTCVTVDGSVTCVCRLGWAGEVCNEVVDPCSPNPCSAGGTCISSFDLESFTCACPTGTSGTTCDQVVYPCDSNPCQNDARCATFEDRYECLCPQGWAGTNCELEFDPCGSDPCRNGGTCRLAPSNTFSCHCLSGWIGEHCQIVDLCDSNPCQNGGFCVNYQTNYICNCASHWSGTNCEMLTNPCYSNPCQNGAVCYVTADVGFYCQCGVGHTGTRCETEVDLCEGDPCLNGGDCRSLPTAYECNCQPGYWGPNCENDNPCDADPCKNGGECFTSDDYPFYICVCLPGWMGPACERVDSGLCSTGNPCQNGGTCYHTSVDYICHCPGNWTGRHCDQPADPCESNPCNNDAPCTPTSNGFYCACASGYTGATCSIATDPCQSNPCLNGAECYHQARGYLCVCADGFAGTACATDIDECASEPCQNGGSCYDQRNSYLCLCITGYTGPSCEAAQLISGTARRVSRFVDLLLICTAGLAVLLQLRR; this is encoded by the exons ATGGGCGGCCTCTGGCTTGTACCGATGCTCATCGCCATGTCTCTGCTGCCCGCACGAGTAGACGCGCAGG GTTGTGTTCATGACCCCTGTCAGAATGGAGGAACATGTGTAGAGACTATCAACAGCTACGGATACATCTGCCAGTGTTATGCCGTCTATCACGGCCAAGATTGCGATGTCCTTATTGCCG ATCGTTCATCGTGTGGAAGTAACTATTACCTGCAGGCGGGCACCATATCCTCACCCAACTATCCCGACAACTACAACGACCGGATaaaatgttattattacatCAAAGTGGCGCATATAAACGGACAGCCGGAAATATACGTGTCATTTTCTTCACTACATTTGGAGCAAGACAAAGACTATTTATTCATCGGTGTCGGACCGAGAGCCAATATTGACCAGGTCGGTGCGTATAGTCTCACCGGTTCAGTCATACCGTCTCCGATCACGCTGTACAGCGATCAGGTTTGGCTGTTGTTCATCGCCGATGGCAGTGCGACTGACAGCGGATGGGAAATCAGCTATTTATCAG GCAATCCGTGCGCCAGCAATCCCTGCATGAACGATGCAGAATGCCAAAACCATTACTTGTTTTACACGTGCGACTGTTTGCCAGATTGGACCGGATACAGGTGTGAAACAG CTAAGGCTATTCCACCCTGCGACAGCAACCCCTGCCAAAATGGTGGAACTTGCCTCGTAGTCGGATCGTCGTCGTACGCGTGCACTTGCAACTCCGGATGGGTTGGAACCCATTGTGAAACAGCCG CAATAAAGGCTTGCGATAGTCACCCTTGCCAAAATGGCGCCACCTGTCACAATATCGATGTCTCCTATGTCTGTGAGTGTACGGAAGGTTGGAGTAGTCGTAATTGTGAAACTG CCCTTCTCCCGGATCCGTGTGAACGCAGCCCTTGTCAAAATGGCGGCACTTGTGTTCACGATTTCGAAAAGTATTTGTGTCGCTGTTCTAGCCGTTGGACAGGATCTCGATGCGAGCTGACCG ctGTGGATCCGTGCTGGTCGTTTCCGTGTTACAACGGTGGTACCTGTGATTGGATGACCAACACCAATACGTATACCTGCACCTGCACGGCTACATGGACTGACAGAAACTGCAGGACAG CGAATCCGTGCGGTGCCGAGCCCTGCCTTAACGGGGGAATTTGCAGCAATTTAGGCACGATTTACACTTGCACTTGCCCTTTCGGGTTCACGGGATTGCTGTGTGAAATCG aaGTGAATCCTTGTCAAAGCGATCCTTGTCTGAACGATGGTACTTGCTCAAATCTAGTGACTATGTTTCTGTGTTCCTGTCCGGACGAGTTCACTGGTCTACTCTGTGAATTAG ACAATCCATGTTTTTCAGCGCCGTGTCTGAACGGTGGAACCTGTTTAAATACGGGAACCAGCTATGTATGTGAATGTTCGGCGGGTTGGATTGGTTCAACCTGTAACGTGC CCGCCAATCCGTGTTACAGCAATCCATGCGCCAATGGAGTATGTTCCCCGCAAAATAACTTTCAGTCATTTTACTGCCAGTGCTACGCCGGCTGGACCGGTACACAGTGTCTAGAAC GCGCTGATCCCTGCACCTCTAACCCGTGTCTGAATGAAGGCGACTGCATCAATGAGTTCATCCAGTTCAGCTGTGTCTGCAAGCCAGAATGGACGGGACAATATTGTGAAATAG AGACTGACCCGTGTCTGAGTAACCCGTGTTTTAACAACGCAGTCTGTCTGAGAATCAATGGAGTTTACCAGTGCGTCTGCCAAGATGGGTTTTCAGGACAAAACTGTGAGTATG TGATATATCCGTGTGACAGCAATCCTTGTCAGAACGGTGGTGCTTGTGTGAATGGTTTTCAGAACTATCGATGTATATGCAGCGGTGACTTCACTGGAGACAATTGTGAAATTG tgAATAGTGTTTGTTCGTCTAGTCCGTGTTTGAACGGAGCGACGTGCGTTGAAAGCGTAAGCGGGTATGCTTGCCAATGTGTGACCGGTTGGCTTGGCAACACGTGTGATATAC TGGATGTCTGTAGCGGTATACCATGTCTTAATGGTGGAACATGTCTCACGTCGTTCACGGAAAGTAGAAATGCCACGCTATATTCGTGTACTTGCAGTACTGGGTTTACAGGAGAACGATGTGAAATAG CTATTAGTCCATGTGACAGCAATCCTTGCCTCAACAACGGTCTATGTGTCGAGGGTACCATGGGATATGCTTGTGTCTGTGTCGGATTCTGGACTGGAACTATTTGTGAACGCG TTGACCCCTGCAGCGCCAATCCCTGCATGCATGGCGGTGTATGCCACTCAGGAGGCGGAAATTCCTATAATTGCGTGTGTCCGACAGAGTGGGAAGGAATAAATTGCGAACAAG CAATAAATCTTTGTTCGGGCACTGTTTGTCATAATGGCGGCACATGTGTTACTGTGGACGGGTCTGTGACCTGCGTCTGTCGGCTCGGATGGGCTGGTGAAGTCTGCAACGAAG TCGTTGATCCCTGCAGTCCTAACCCATGCAGTGCAGGTGGAACCTGTATCTCCTCCTTTGATCTGGAATCGTTCACCTGCGCATGCCCCACGGGAACAAGCGGCACGACATGTGACCAAG TTGTATATCCCTGTGACAGTAACCCATGTCAGAACGACGCAAGATGCGCAACGTTCGAAGACCGATATGAGTGTCTGTGTCCACAGGGGTGGGCCGGCACTAACTGTGAGCTGG AGTTTGATCCATGTGGAAGTGACCCGTGCCGCAATGGAGGAACCTGCCGATTGGCGCCATCGAACACGTTTTCCTGTCACTGCTTGTCCGGTTGGATAGGTGAACACTGTCAAATCG TTGATCTTTGTGACAGCAACCCGTGCCAAAATGGCGGATTCTGTGTTAACTACCAGACTAACTACATATGCAATTGTGCGTCACACTGGTCCGGGACCAACTGTGAAATGT TGACAAACCCATGCTATAGCAATCCGTGTCAAAACGGAGCCGTGTGTTACGTCACCGCTGATGTGGGTTTTTACTGCCAATGTGGTGTCGGCCACACGGGCACAAGGTGTGAAACAG AGGTCGACCTATGTGAGGGTGATCCGTGTCTAAATGGCGGGGATTGCCGTTCGTTGCCGACTGCGTACGAATGCAATTGCCAGCCCGGCTACTGGGGTCCGAATTGCGAGAACG ACAATCCGTGTGACGCTGACCCATGTAAGAACGGAGGCGAATGTTTTACGTCGGATGACTATCCTTTCTATATCTGCGTTTGTCTTCCCGGATGGATGGGCCCTGCCTGTGAACGAG TCGACTCTGGTCTATGCAGTACCGGTAACCCTTGTCAGAATGGAGGCACATGTTACCACACCAGTGTAGATTATATTTGCCACTGCCCAGGGAATTGGACCGGCAGGCACTGTGACCAAC CTGCAGACCCGTGCGAAAGCAACCCGTGCAATAACGACGCACCATGTACGCCAACGTCCAACGGGTTCTACTGCGCATGTGCGTCCGGTTACACAGGCGCCACCTGTAGCATAG CGACCGACCCATGTCAGAGCAACCCCTGCTTGAACGGAGCCGAATGTTACCACCAAGCGAGGGGATATCTTTGCGTCTGCGCAGACGGTTTCGCAGGCACAGCCTGTGCTACAG ATATTGACGAATGTGCGAGCGAACCGTGTCAAAATGGCGGCAGTTGCTATGATCAGAGAAACAGTTACCTCTGCCTATGCATCACCGGGTACACAGGCCCATCGTGCGAAGCAG CCCAACTGATTTCAGGGACTGCACGTCGAGTGTCGAGGTTCGTCGACCTGCTCCTGATCTGCACAGCTGGTTTAGCCGTTTTACTTCAGTTACGAAGGTAG